Genomic window (Propionibacteriaceae bacterium ZF39):
ATCGCCGTGCAGGTCACGCCGGTGCCGGACAGTTCGGCCTGCAGGCCGTACGCCAGTCCGGCGGCCCCGAACTTCGCCATCGAATAGGGGATCAGGTGGGGAACACTGATGACGCCACCGATCGACGACATGATCCCGATCCGACCGCGGCCGGCCGCGCGCATGCGCGGGACAATCGCCCACGCGAGATAGGCCGCACCCTTGGTCATCGTGTCGACGCACTCGTCGGTCATGGCCGGCTCCACGGCATCCCAGGGACCGACCTGAATGATCCCCGCAACATGGAGTGCGACGTCGGGGGCCGTGCCGTCCGGGTAGGTCGCCGCCACCCAGGCCTCGACGGCGTGGGCATCACGGACATCGACCACCCGTGCCGTGACCGTGCCGCCTCGCCGACGCAGGTCGACTGCTGCTCGCTCGAGTTCCTCGGCGTCCCGCGCACAGATATGGACGGCGTACCCGAGACCCAGAAACTCCCGGGCCATCAACAATCCGAGACCGCGCGAACCTCCGGCGATCAGGACGCTTTGATTTGTCGACATGGTGAAACGCTAGGTCAGGTGCTTTCGTGCATGCTCACCCTTCGGGGTGTGGCGGGGGAGACCGCCCGGCCGCAGACTGACGTTCCCGACTATCCGCGAGGGGGAGCCATGAAGCAGAAGACGACCGACAGCCCACTCAGCCGCCTGGTGCTCCGGCTCGAGCAGTCGGAGGGCCTGGATGCGGGCGTACGCGCCACCCGGCCCCTGGTCGACGCTGCGACCGGTGACCCGAGGGTCCGGGACGCGCTGCAGGGACGATGGCTCGGCCATGCGCTGCACCCCTTGGTCGTCATGGCCCCCTTGGGGACATGGTTGAGCGCGACGCTCCTGGATCTCTCCGGGGTCGACCGGACCGGGAGGGCGGCTCGCTTCCTGACGGGCGTCGGCGTACTCTCCGCCGGCTCGGCCGCCGCAACCGGCTGGGCGGAACTGGCCCACACCGGCCCGGCCGAGCGCCGCGTCGGCGTGGCGCACGCCATGACCAACGGTGGCGCGGTGATCCTCCAGGCGTGCTCGTGGTTCGCGCGCCGCAGGAATCGGCATGGCCTCGGTCGGGCTTGTTCGCTCGCCGGCTTGACGCTCGCCGGCGCCGCCGGGTTCCTGGGTGGACACCTGTCCGTGGCACGCGGCGTCGGAACCCGCGATCGCGCCTTTGCCCCACCTCTGGGGAGCCGCCGACCCAAGGGCTGAGGTCAGTCCTCGAGGAAGCCCCACCGGCGGAAGCCGCCCTCGGTGTTGAGCACCTGACCCGCGATCCACCGTCCCTCATCGGACGCCAGGAACGCCACCAGTCGCGCGACATCCTCCGGCTCGCCGAACCGGTGCAGGGGGAAGCGTCGTTTGAGCGAGGCCAGTTGCTCAGGCGGATAGAGCCCGGCGTCCTCGCCGAGATAGCCCGTGTCGACGGGGCCCGGATTGATGACGTTGAGCAGGATGCCCTGATCGATCAGATCGTCGGACACCGAGGCGGCAACACCGGCCAGGGCTGCCCTGCTGGCGGCGTACGCAATCTCGTCCCGCATCGGCCCGAGGCCCTGACCGGAGGTGAACCACACGACGCGCCCGCCATCGCGACCATCGTGTTGCGCGGCGAACAGTTTCGTCAGCAGGATGGTCGACCGCGTGTTCACCGCATAGTGGCTGTCGATCATCGTCGCGGTCATCTCCCCGAGGGGGCCGTCCTCGCCCGATTGGGCGTGGACGGCCAGGAGGATGTCGACATGACCGTACGCCCCAGCGGCCGCGTCCAGGACCCGCTGGGGGGCCTCGGGGTCGGCGAGGTCTGCGCCGAAGTGTTCAATCCGGCGGGCCGGATCGACCTCGCGCAGTCCCGCCAGCACCAGCTCGAGGTCGTCGGCTCCCCAGGGTTGGCGTTCGTCATGGGGCTGGTGATGGGTGACGAAGACATCGGCGCCCATGGCCAGCAGACGAGCGGCACAGGCGTACGCGATGCCCTGCCGCCGGGAAACGCCCGTGACGAGCGCCACCCGGCCGAGAAGCGGCAGGGTCACGCGGGCTTCACCTGGACGACCAGTTCGAGCTCCACGATGAAGCCCTTGGGCAGATGGCCGGCGCCGATAGCGGACCGCGCGTGCGAACCGATCTCCGAGCCGAACGCGTCGACGAGCAGGTCGGAGGCGCCGTTGAGCACACTCGGCGTGTCCTTGAAGTCGGGAGTGGCATTGATATAACCGTTGAGCTTGACGATCTTCGCCACCCGGTCGAGTGACCCGAGGCCCTGCCTGACCTGGGCGAGGACGTTCAACACGCTGGCGCGCGCGGCGGCGTATCCCTCCTCGATCGTCGCCGATTCGCCAATCCGCCCGACGTGCCCGTCCGCGCCCTGTCCGGAGGTGAACAGCAGGTCACCGACCTGCACATAGCCGCGATAGTTGCCCGCCGCGGGCCGCAGGGCCGGCAGGGGATAGCCCAGTTCTTCCAGTCGAGCCTCAACGCTCATGTGTGACCTCCTTGTCCAGCGTCCACCCTAGGGGGCATACCCAATGAGCGAGGGATCAAACCCGGACAAACCGGGCTCATGAGACGCCCGAACGCCTGCGGCGATCGAGCAGCGAACCCGGCGATGCCTACCATGCGGCCATGACGCCCCGCCCCCGCAAGCGCACCTGGCTACGCAGGGAGGGCCCGCGAGCGTGGGCACCTCGATACTGTCAGAGACCCGTGGCAGGGTGACGGGCATGTCGACGCAGCCTTCGGATGTTCTTGATCTCCTCGACTCACTCGTGCGGATCGAGTCGGTGAATCCCCTTCTGGACCCGTCAGGATCGGGCGAGTCCGAGATTGCCTCGTTCGTCGCGGAGTGGGGGCGGCGGCACGGTCTTTCGGCGGAGTTGGTGGAGGGTACGCCCGGCCGCCCAAGCGTTCTGTTGCGTGGTGGGCGGAATGTCGGGGGTCGTCGGCTTGTGTTGTGCGGTCATCTCGACACCGTGGGGATAGGCGGCAACGCCGACGGGATCACGCCGCGCGTCGAGGGTGATCGGATGTACGCCCGTGGGGCCTATGACATGAAGGCCGGGCTGGCGGCCTGCCTCATCGCGGCGCGGGATGCGGTCGCGGCGGGCATCGACGGTGAGGTGATCGTCGCGGCGGCCGCGGACGAGGAGGCGTCGAGCATCGGGATCGAGGACCTTCTCGGACGGCTGGACACCGCGCGGATCGACGGCGCGGTGGTTTCCGAACCAACCGAACGCCAGATCGGGATCGCCCATCGCGGGTTCGCCTGGACCGAGGTGACCGTGACCGGTGTGGCTGCCCACGGTTCTCGGCCGCATCTCGGTGCTGACGCCATCATGGCGGCGGGGCACGTGATCGTGGCGTTCGATGAGTTCGACCGGGAGCTCCGCACGAAACCCCACCGGTTTCTCGGCCCCGGCAACCTGCACGGCTCACTGATCGAGGGTGGGTCCGAGGGGTCCACGATCCCGGACCGGTGCGTGTTCTCGGTGGAGCGGCGGACGCTCCCGGGTGAAACTCTCGAGCAGATTGAAGCCGACGTGGCTGGCGTACTCGAGCGGGCCCGGCCCAGCGACGAACGCATCACGGTCACCAGTCGCACCGTGGCCTTCCGCGAAGGGATGGAAACCCCGGAGGACGCATTGATCGTGCAGAAGATGCTCGCAGCGGCAGGGGAGGGGAGTGAGCTGGTTCCGCTGTCCTACTGGGCTGATT
Coding sequences:
- a CDS encoding SDR family oxidoreductase; translated protein: MSTNQSVLIAGGSRGLGLLMAREFLGLGYAVHICARDAEELERAAVDLRRRGGTVTARVVDVRDAHAVEAWVAATYPDGTAPDVALHVAGIIQVGPWDAVEPAMTDECVDTMTKGAAYLAWAIVPRMRAAGRGRIGIMSSIGGVISVPHLIPYSMAKFGAAGLAYGLQAELSGTGVTCTAICPPPMRTGSHLHAQFSGRPEAEYAWFAPAASLPLASLDGTTAARRIVRAVLAGRSVVGPTPLPWLARRVFGLALGLTIGALGLAGRLLPRGKQPPRAGLDVRDRASRTVRGLTRLGDRKARHTNENHRSVGDPDL
- a CDS encoding DUF2231 domain-containing protein produces the protein MKQKTTDSPLSRLVLRLEQSEGLDAGVRATRPLVDAATGDPRVRDALQGRWLGHALHPLVVMAPLGTWLSATLLDLSGVDRTGRAARFLTGVGVLSAGSAAATGWAELAHTGPAERRVGVAHAMTNGGAVILQACSWFARRRNRHGLGRACSLAGLTLAGAAGFLGGHLSVARGVGTRDRAFAPPLGSRRPKG
- a CDS encoding SDR family oxidoreductase — protein: MTLPLLGRVALVTGVSRRQGIAYACAARLLAMGADVFVTHHQPHDERQPWGADDLELVLAGLREVDPARRIEHFGADLADPEAPQRVLDAAAGAYGHVDILLAVHAQSGEDGPLGEMTATMIDSHYAVNTRSTILLTKLFAAQHDGRDGGRVVWFTSGQGLGPMRDEIAYAASRAALAGVAASVSDDLIDQGILLNVINPGPVDTGYLGEDAGLYPPEQLASLKRRFPLHRFGEPEDVARLVAFLASDEGRWIAGQVLNTEGGFRRWGFLED
- a CDS encoding RidA family protein; this translates as MSVEARLEELGYPLPALRPAAGNYRGYVQVGDLLFTSGQGADGHVGRIGESATIEEGYAAARASVLNVLAQVRQGLGSLDRVAKIVKLNGYINATPDFKDTPSVLNGASDLLVDAFGSEIGSHARSAIGAGHLPKGFIVELELVVQVKPA
- a CDS encoding M20/M25/M40 family metallo-hydrolase, giving the protein MSTQPSDVLDLLDSLVRIESVNPLLDPSGSGESEIASFVAEWGRRHGLSAELVEGTPGRPSVLLRGGRNVGGRRLVLCGHLDTVGIGGNADGITPRVEGDRMYARGAYDMKAGLAACLIAARDAVAAGIDGEVIVAAAADEEASSIGIEDLLGRLDTARIDGAVVSEPTERQIGIAHRGFAWTEVTVTGVAAHGSRPHLGADAIMAAGHVIVAFDEFDRELRTKPHRFLGPGNLHGSLIEGGSEGSTIPDRCVFSVERRTLPGETLEQIEADVAGVLERARPSDERITVTSRTVAFREGMETPEDALIVQKMLAAAGEGSELVPLSYWADSALLSTAGIPTVLFGPEGEGAHADVEWVSLSGTVTAAEVLTRLTMDFCG